In Myxococcus stipitatus, the following are encoded in one genomic region:
- a CDS encoding DUF4476 domain-containing protein → MKALALAVALLTAAPSLAQDNNADKLRAPAPTASQAATTEAAAAQKTEAAPEGDAAKFRAPPPGRPMPNHPDYHPGSGPNYPYPPNNNTGTLIVISREELTERLERMEELLEYLDERADRNTRTRLRRAQETLNTLMRQVSDAPLLATVMPRPQPPPPPPEPMVRPMSQNAFRKFDEAIAREAYNDDKLRVLYAGIYDNNFLSSQVAALLERFPFSQDKLNAVRALKPRIIDPENHFIIINAFKFSSDKKKAQEILTQR, encoded by the coding sequence ATGAAGGCCCTCGCCCTCGCAGTCGCTCTGCTGACAGCCGCTCCCTCCCTCGCGCAGGACAACAACGCGGACAAGCTCCGGGCGCCCGCCCCTACCGCGAGCCAGGCCGCGACGACCGAGGCCGCTGCCGCGCAGAAGACCGAGGCGGCTCCCGAAGGCGACGCGGCCAAGTTCCGCGCCCCGCCGCCGGGCCGGCCGATGCCGAACCACCCGGACTACCACCCGGGCTCGGGTCCCAACTACCCGTATCCGCCGAACAACAACACCGGCACGCTGATTGTCATCAGCCGCGAGGAGCTGACGGAGCGCCTGGAGCGGATGGAGGAGCTGCTGGAGTACCTGGACGAGCGCGCGGACCGCAACACGCGCACCCGGCTGCGCCGCGCCCAGGAGACCCTGAACACCCTGATGCGCCAGGTCTCCGACGCGCCGCTGCTCGCCACCGTGATGCCGCGTCCGCAGCCGCCGCCGCCCCCGCCGGAGCCGATGGTCCGCCCGATGTCCCAGAACGCCTTCCGGAAGTTCGACGAGGCCATCGCTCGCGAGGCCTACAACGACGACAAGCTCCGCGTCCTCTACGCCGGCATCTACGACAACAACTTCCTGAGCTCGCAGGTCGCCGCGCTGCTGGAGCGCTTCCCCTTCTCCCAGGACAAGCTGAACGCGGTGCGCGCCCTCAAGCCGCGCATCATCGACCCCGAGAACCACTTCATCATCATCAACGCGTTCAAGTTCTCCAGCGACAAGAAGAAGGCCCAGGAGATCCTGACGCAGCGCTGA
- a CDS encoding GNAT family N-acetyltransferase: MNRVRYVVLRPDTLGPYVERLRLLERGIEYPIADGADHFFIDHGPHYHPFFSSMGEAYFLLALRGEELLGSVTGVARQVSRGGTSAQALYICDLKVAPHARGSGLARRLILQGLTHLFRIPALRRTRFLYGAAMRGARGDVMRTARGWNPLRMGRPQSRLALYFVPPSRLATLDLTHAPGPIQGEGLILGPSPGRTLEGSGWCTTSGSKDLQLRSTQKPWPLVHLAAPPSAWTRGWGHYLRTCGQELATHLPESLACFAIDERLSDHVTWLQDVGLPPDAACTVYSLDLTRLKAPHAWVHLPSSEI, translated from the coding sequence ATGAACCGCGTGCGCTATGTGGTCCTCCGGCCCGACACACTCGGCCCCTACGTCGAGCGGCTGCGCCTGCTCGAGCGCGGAATCGAATACCCCATCGCCGACGGCGCCGACCACTTCTTCATCGACCACGGGCCCCACTACCACCCGTTCTTCTCCTCCATGGGTGAGGCGTACTTCCTCCTCGCCCTGCGCGGAGAAGAGCTCCTCGGCTCCGTGACGGGTGTCGCTCGTCAGGTCTCCCGTGGGGGCACCTCGGCCCAGGCCCTCTACATCTGCGACCTCAAGGTGGCCCCCCACGCGCGAGGCAGCGGGCTGGCCCGGAGGCTCATCCTCCAAGGACTCACCCACCTGTTCCGCATCCCCGCCCTGCGGCGCACCCGGTTCCTCTACGGAGCCGCCATGCGCGGCGCACGCGGCGACGTCATGCGCACGGCGCGAGGCTGGAATCCCCTGCGCATGGGCCGCCCTCAGAGCCGCCTCGCGCTCTACTTCGTGCCCCCCTCCCGGCTCGCCACCCTGGACCTCACCCACGCGCCCGGGCCCATTCAAGGGGAAGGCCTCATCCTCGGCCCTTCACCTGGCCGCACGCTGGAGGGCTCGGGCTGGTGCACCACCTCGGGCAGCAAGGACCTCCAGCTGCGCTCCACGCAAAAGCCCTGGCCCCTGGTCCACCTCGCGGCGCCTCCGTCCGCATGGACTCGAGGCTGGGGACACTACCTGCGGACCTGTGGCCAGGAGCTCGCCACCCACCTTCCTGAATCCCTCGCCTGCTTCGCCATCGACGAGCGGCTGTCGGACCACGTCACCTGGCTCCAAGACGTGGGCCTCCCTCCGGACGCGGCGTGTACGGTCTATTCTCTCGACCTCACCCGACTCAAGGCCCCCCACGCATGGGTGCACCTTCCCTCCTCCGAAATCTGA
- a CDS encoding cytochrome oxidase, whose protein sequence is MNVLVLQVFVSLMLVASSVLLFVYSMRHRDHEQADRLSLIPLEDDSARPTARSDGPSSPSASQE, encoded by the coding sequence ATGAACGTGCTCGTGCTCCAGGTCTTCGTGAGCCTGATGCTCGTGGCCAGCTCGGTGTTGCTGTTCGTCTACAGCATGCGGCACCGGGACCATGAGCAAGCAGACCGGCTCTCGCTTATTCCGCTCGAGGACGACAGCGCCAGACCCACGGCGCGGTCCGACGGGCCGTCGTCGCCTTCGGCTTCTCAGGAGTGA
- a CDS encoding 2,3-bisphosphoglycerate-dependent phosphoglycerate mutase — MPLLALVRHGQSLWNHENRFTGFVDVPLTEKGREEGRLAARTLHGLTFDVAYTSVLIRAQETLDIILGALRQHPPIIRDASLNERCYGDLQGLNKADAARRFGDEQVKLWRRSYDIRPPNGESLEMTAQRVLPFYDRAICGDIRLGKNVLVVAHGNSNRALVMKLDQLSGEQVVGLELATGVPLLYELSTDTTVLSKQTLTP; from the coding sequence ATGCCCCTCCTCGCACTCGTCCGTCATGGTCAGTCGCTGTGGAACCACGAGAACCGCTTCACCGGCTTCGTGGACGTGCCCCTCACCGAGAAAGGCCGCGAGGAAGGCCGGCTCGCTGCTCGCACGCTCCACGGCCTCACGTTCGACGTCGCCTATACCTCCGTGCTCATCCGCGCGCAGGAGACGCTGGACATCATCCTGGGCGCCCTGCGCCAGCACCCGCCCATCATCCGGGATGCCTCCCTCAACGAGCGCTGCTACGGCGACCTCCAGGGTCTCAACAAGGCGGACGCCGCCCGGCGCTTCGGCGACGAGCAGGTGAAGCTGTGGCGGCGCTCCTATGACATCCGCCCTCCGAATGGCGAGTCCCTGGAGATGACCGCCCAGCGCGTGCTGCCCTTCTACGACCGCGCCATCTGCGGCGACATCCGCCTGGGGAAGAACGTCCTCGTCGTGGCCCATGGGAACTCGAACCGGGCCCTGGTGATGAAGCTGGACCAGCTCTCCGGCGAGCAGGTGGTGGGGCTGGAACTGGCCACCGGGGTCCCCCTCCTCTACGAGCTGTCCACCGATACAACCGTGCTGTCCAAACAAACTCTCACGCCCTGA
- the ccoN gene encoding cytochrome-c oxidase, cbb3-type subunit I, with amino-acid sequence MQQQRIVYDDTTVRRFVFAAVIFGIVGMAVGALVASQLAWWQANLGIPYLTYSRLRPLHTNAVIFAFVGNMMFAGIYYSTQRLLKVRMASDLLSNIHFWGWQLIIVAAAVTLPLGITTSKEYAELEWPIDLAITVIWVVFAINFFWTLARRNEKNLYVAIWFYIATIVTVAVLHIVNSLALPLDGFKSYSVFSGVQDALVQWWYGHNAVAFFLTTPILGIMYYFLPKAAERPVYSYRLSIIHFWALVFIYIWAGPHHLLYTALPDWAQSLGMVFSVMLWAPSWGGMLNGLLTLKGAWYKLREDPVLKFLIAGVTFYGMATFEGPLLSIKAVSALGHYTDWIVGHVHGGALGWNGFMAAGMFYWLVPRLYGTKLHSTRAADAHFWLGTVGILLYIVSMWISGINQGLMWRATNADGTLLYPNFVETLLAIRPMYIVRFVGGSMYLVGFCMMAWNLWKTARAGKAVDGETTVVVDEAAAPAAVPGRPVAGWVQVVTGRPLVFAIAILTVTMFLGWAKPVRALVLMGAIIALGEFAWIVTRKDREAGKPSWFALIEGRPLAFTVLTLIAILIGGVAELLPTILIQQAVPAHGEAQKPYSPLELQGRDLYVREGCYTCHSQMIRPFVAETQRYGDVSRAEEFIYDHPFQWGSKRTGPDLHRVGGRYPNLWHYTHMMDPRATSPGSNMPPYPWLAENQIRVKDAPKKLTLMQKLGVPYSNEDVDSAEARQKTQGEAIAADLATQGVKVAWDSEMVALIAYLQRLGRGPQDVPPPSNVAPTASAAGVEGGSR; translated from the coding sequence GTGCAACAACAGCGAATCGTCTACGACGACACCACGGTCCGCCGCTTCGTCTTCGCGGCGGTCATCTTTGGCATCGTGGGAATGGCGGTGGGAGCGTTGGTGGCAAGCCAGCTCGCGTGGTGGCAAGCCAACCTGGGCATCCCCTATCTGACCTACTCCCGGCTGCGCCCCCTGCACACCAACGCGGTCATCTTCGCGTTCGTGGGCAACATGATGTTCGCGGGCATCTACTACTCCACGCAGCGCCTCTTGAAGGTGCGCATGGCGTCGGACCTGCTCTCGAACATCCACTTCTGGGGCTGGCAGCTCATCATCGTCGCCGCGGCGGTGACGCTGCCGTTGGGCATCACCACCTCCAAGGAATACGCGGAGCTGGAGTGGCCCATCGACCTGGCCATCACCGTCATCTGGGTGGTGTTCGCCATCAACTTCTTCTGGACGCTGGCCAGGCGCAACGAGAAGAACCTCTACGTCGCCATCTGGTTCTACATCGCGACCATCGTCACGGTGGCGGTGCTGCACATCGTCAACAGCCTGGCGCTGCCCCTGGATGGCTTCAAGAGCTACTCGGTCTTCTCGGGGGTGCAGGACGCGCTGGTGCAGTGGTGGTACGGCCACAACGCCGTCGCCTTCTTCCTCACCACGCCCATCCTGGGCATCATGTATTACTTCCTGCCCAAGGCGGCGGAGCGGCCGGTGTATTCGTATCGGCTGTCCATCATCCACTTCTGGGCCCTGGTCTTCATCTACATCTGGGCCGGTCCCCACCACCTGCTCTACACGGCGCTGCCGGACTGGGCGCAGTCGTTGGGCATGGTGTTCAGCGTCATGCTGTGGGCGCCGTCCTGGGGCGGCATGCTCAACGGCCTGCTCACGCTGAAGGGCGCCTGGTACAAGCTGCGCGAGGACCCCGTCCTCAAGTTCCTCATCGCCGGTGTGACGTTCTACGGCATGGCCACCTTCGAGGGGCCGCTGCTCTCCATCAAGGCGGTGAGCGCGCTGGGTCACTACACCGACTGGATTGTCGGCCACGTGCACGGGGGCGCGCTGGGCTGGAACGGCTTCATGGCGGCCGGCATGTTCTACTGGCTGGTGCCCAGGCTGTACGGCACGAAGCTGCACTCGACGCGAGCCGCGGACGCACACTTCTGGCTGGGGACGGTGGGCATCCTCCTCTACATCGTGTCCATGTGGATCAGCGGCATCAACCAGGGGTTGATGTGGCGGGCCACGAACGCGGACGGCACGCTGCTCTACCCGAACTTCGTGGAGACGCTGCTCGCCATCCGGCCCATGTACATCGTCCGCTTCGTCGGCGGCTCCATGTACCTGGTGGGCTTCTGCATGATGGCGTGGAACCTGTGGAAGACGGCGCGCGCGGGCAAGGCCGTCGACGGAGAGACCACCGTCGTCGTCGACGAGGCCGCCGCCCCCGCGGCTGTTCCGGGCCGGCCCGTGGCGGGCTGGGTGCAGGTCGTCACCGGCCGGCCGCTGGTGTTCGCCATCGCCATCCTCACGGTGACGATGTTCCTGGGCTGGGCGAAGCCGGTGCGCGCGCTGGTGTTGATGGGGGCCATCATCGCCCTGGGTGAGTTCGCGTGGATTGTCACGCGCAAGGACCGGGAGGCGGGCAAGCCGTCGTGGTTCGCGCTCATCGAGGGCCGCCCCCTGGCCTTCACCGTGCTCACGCTGATCGCCATCCTCATCGGCGGCGTGGCGGAGCTGCTCCCCACCATCCTCATCCAGCAGGCGGTGCCCGCGCATGGCGAGGCGCAGAAGCCGTACTCGCCGCTGGAGCTCCAAGGCCGCGACCTCTACGTGCGAGAGGGCTGCTACACGTGCCACTCGCAGATGATTCGCCCCTTCGTGGCGGAGACGCAGCGCTACGGCGACGTGTCCCGCGCGGAGGAGTTCATCTACGACCACCCGTTCCAGTGGGGCAGCAAGCGCACGGGACCGGACCTGCACCGCGTGGGAGGCCGCTATCCGAACCTCTGGCACTACACGCACATGATGGACCCGCGCGCGACGAGCCCCGGGTCGAACATGCCGCCGTACCCGTGGCTGGCGGAGAATCAAATCCGCGTGAAGGACGCGCCCAAGAAGCTGACGCTGATGCAGAAGCTGGGCGTGCCGTACTCCAACGAGGACGTGGACTCGGCCGAGGCGCGGCAGAAGACGCAGGGTGAGGCCATCGCCGCGGACCTGGCGACGCAAGGGGTGAAGGTGGCGTGGGACTCGGAGATGGTGGCGCTGATTGCCTATCTCCAGCGCCTGGGCCGAGGTCCGCAGGACGTTCCCCCGCCGTCGAATGTCGCGCCCACCGCGTCGGCCGCGGGCGTCGAGGGAGGGAGCCGCTGA
- a CDS encoding cbb3-type cytochrome c oxidase N-terminal domain-containing protein yields the protein MSDKPLVHHVYDGIEEHDNNLPNWWLFILWTTLVFGAGYWFWFHVAELSPGQLGEYAAESAEHAQRMASNTPASDELLLKLVKDPTSLEGGKAVFQANCAACHGAQGQGLIGPNLTDGFWLHGAGPMAIHKVVAEGAVAKGMPAWERTLGAERVKAVTAYVLTLKGTNAPGGKAPQGEPEEP from the coding sequence ATGAGTGACAAGCCGCTGGTGCATCACGTCTATGACGGCATCGAGGAGCACGACAACAACCTGCCCAACTGGTGGTTGTTCATCCTCTGGACGACGCTCGTCTTCGGCGCGGGCTACTGGTTCTGGTTCCACGTCGCGGAGCTGAGTCCGGGACAGCTGGGCGAATACGCGGCCGAGTCCGCCGAGCACGCCCAGCGCATGGCGAGCAACACGCCCGCGTCGGACGAACTCTTGCTGAAGCTGGTGAAGGACCCCACGTCCCTGGAGGGCGGAAAGGCCGTGTTCCAGGCCAACTGCGCGGCCTGTCACGGGGCCCAGGGACAGGGACTCATCGGCCCCAACCTGACGGACGGCTTCTGGCTGCACGGCGCCGGGCCCATGGCCATCCACAAGGTGGTGGCGGAGGGCGCGGTGGCCAAGGGCATGCCCGCGTGGGAGCGGACCCTGGGCGCGGAGCGGGTGAAGGCCGTCACCGCGTACGTGCTGACGCTCAAGGGGACGAACGCGCCGGGTGGAAAGGCTCCGCAGGGAGAGCCCGAAGAGCCGTAG
- a CDS encoding cbb3-type cytochrome c oxidase subunit 3: protein MYKQFYQGMTLEELPLFALVLFIAVFLGVCAWVFGARRSQDFDGLSRMPLSERGEGGHE from the coding sequence ATGTACAAGCAATTCTATCAGGGGATGACGCTGGAGGAGCTGCCGCTCTTCGCGCTGGTCTTGTTCATCGCCGTCTTCCTGGGCGTCTGCGCCTGGGTGTTCGGAGCGCGCAGGAGCCAGGACTTCGACGGGCTCTCGAGGATGCCGTTGTCGGAGCGCGGGGAGGGTGGTCATGAGTGA
- a CDS encoding DUF3419 family protein encodes MSPSPYRLKFAVVREDPRLEQFLIERTQARSLLTVASGGCTLLTLAHENPSVELVGFDFNPRQLDHVREKAASLGTAAPEHFNLRAATPTGLNQRGEFEGLFRTLRHFIEEFVAPSHQLQAFFEPTTSPSERNTLRTSWFASAYWPVAFQLAFADGLLHAMFGPAATQHAAPGSYPGYFQATFERGLRREDAHRNPYLQHILLGAYRPEDGPSYLRATSPRPFQLIQGSLPDVPGLGRFDVISLSNIFDWSDDTLVAEWAALLSREARPGCAVLLRQLNNQRDLRRFFSPAFEFDDALGTRLQAQDRSLFYERIEVGFRRPTSP; translated from the coding sequence TTGAGCCCCTCGCCCTATCGCTTGAAGTTCGCCGTCGTCCGCGAGGACCCCAGGCTGGAGCAGTTCCTCATCGAGCGAACCCAGGCTCGCTCCCTCCTCACCGTCGCGTCCGGAGGCTGCACGCTCCTCACGCTGGCCCATGAGAACCCCTCGGTGGAGCTCGTCGGCTTCGACTTCAATCCACGACAGCTCGACCACGTGCGAGAGAAGGCCGCGAGCCTCGGCACCGCTGCGCCAGAGCACTTCAACCTCCGCGCGGCCACCCCCACGGGACTCAATCAGCGCGGAGAGTTCGAGGGCCTCTTCCGCACCCTGCGCCACTTCATCGAGGAGTTCGTGGCCCCCAGCCACCAACTCCAGGCCTTCTTCGAGCCGACCACGTCGCCCTCCGAGCGCAACACCCTGCGCACCTCCTGGTTCGCATCGGCCTACTGGCCCGTGGCCTTCCAGCTCGCGTTCGCGGACGGGTTGCTCCACGCCATGTTCGGTCCCGCCGCCACCCAACACGCGGCCCCTGGCTCATACCCCGGCTACTTCCAGGCCACCTTCGAGCGCGGACTCCGACGAGAAGACGCGCACCGCAATCCCTATCTTCAACACATCCTCCTCGGCGCCTACCGCCCCGAGGACGGCCCCAGCTATCTGCGCGCCACGAGCCCGCGCCCCTTCCAGCTCATCCAAGGCTCCCTGCCCGACGTCCCCGGCCTGGGCCGCTTCGACGTCATCTCCCTGTCCAACATCTTCGATTGGTCGGATGACACCCTCGTCGCCGAGTGGGCGGCGCTGCTGTCCCGGGAAGCCCGCCCCGGCTGCGCCGTGCTGCTGCGCCAGCTCAACAACCAGCGCGACCTCCGGCGTTTCTTCAGCCCCGCCTTCGAGTTCGACGACGCGCTGGGCACTCGGCTCCAAGCCCAGGACCGCAGCCTGTTCTACGAGCGCATCGAGGTCGGCTTCCGGCGGCCCACGTCCCCATGA
- the ccoG gene encoding cytochrome c oxidase accessory protein CcoG, which translates to MATVPQQDGPPRIDQLGSINADGSRRAMHPSDVRGRFITWRRVAFAALIGIYVALPLVKVGGRPAIHLDVEARRFFLFGATYNAQDFWRVLFLLTATGFGLLFVTAWLGRVWCGWACPQTVFLEGVYRPLERFFDGPRERRLKLEGAPWTPGRVVRAVAKHGAYAGVSLLIAHAALSLFVSAGGLVSMVAGGPSASPVAFTWAMAVSGALYFNFAWFREQLCVVVCPYGRLQSAMQDDHSLIVGYDARRGEPRGRLMKVLPKEGASRGDCVDCRKCVTACPTGIDIRNGLQMECLACAQCIDACDEVMDRVGRPRGLIRYDSLNGLAGKPRRMWRPRLALYGALLVVSIVGLVWSLAKRVPFEANLLRFQGMPYLVEEGRVRNQFELHLVNKNPEPSTFTLSVQVPANVQVVIPQAEVRLASLENFRVPLFVLAQQGQTEVPFTFIVEVTDSASREVKRMEARFLGPPTPGPGR; encoded by the coding sequence ATGGCGACAGTTCCCCAGCAAGACGGCCCGCCGCGCATCGACCAGCTCGGCTCCATCAACGCGGATGGCTCGCGGCGGGCGATGCACCCCTCGGATGTCCGTGGGCGCTTCATCACCTGGAGACGGGTGGCCTTCGCCGCGCTCATCGGCATCTACGTGGCGCTCCCGCTGGTGAAGGTGGGAGGGCGCCCCGCGATTCACCTGGACGTGGAGGCGCGCCGCTTCTTCCTCTTCGGCGCCACGTACAACGCGCAGGACTTCTGGCGCGTGCTCTTCCTGCTCACCGCCACGGGGTTCGGCCTGTTGTTCGTCACCGCGTGGCTGGGGCGCGTGTGGTGTGGCTGGGCCTGTCCCCAGACGGTGTTCCTGGAGGGCGTCTACCGCCCGCTGGAGCGCTTCTTCGACGGGCCTCGGGAGCGGCGGCTCAAGCTGGAGGGCGCGCCGTGGACGCCGGGCCGGGTGGTGCGCGCCGTGGCGAAGCACGGCGCCTACGCGGGGGTGTCGCTGCTCATCGCCCACGCCGCGCTCAGCCTCTTCGTGTCCGCGGGAGGGCTCGTGTCCATGGTGGCCGGAGGGCCGAGTGCCTCTCCGGTGGCCTTCACCTGGGCCATGGCCGTCTCGGGCGCGCTGTACTTCAACTTCGCGTGGTTCCGGGAGCAGCTCTGCGTGGTGGTGTGTCCGTATGGGCGGCTCCAGTCGGCGATGCAGGATGACCACTCGCTCATCGTCGGCTACGACGCTCGGCGAGGGGAGCCTCGGGGCCGGTTGATGAAGGTCCTCCCGAAGGAGGGGGCTTCGCGGGGCGACTGCGTGGACTGCCGCAAGTGTGTCACCGCGTGCCCCACGGGCATCGACATCCGCAATGGCTTGCAGATGGAGTGTCTGGCGTGCGCGCAATGCATCGACGCGTGCGACGAGGTGATGGACCGGGTGGGCCGGCCGCGCGGGCTCATCCGCTACGACTCGCTCAACGGGCTTGCGGGCAAGCCGCGCCGCATGTGGCGTCCCCGACTGGCGCTGTATGGCGCGCTGCTCGTGGTCTCCATCGTGGGGCTGGTGTGGAGCCTGGCGAAGCGGGTGCCCTTCGAGGCGAACCTGCTGCGCTTCCAGGGCATGCCCTACCTCGTGGAGGAGGGGCGGGTGCGCAACCAGTTCGAGCTGCACCTGGTGAACAAGAACCCCGAGCCATCCACCTTCACCCTCTCCGTGCAGGTGCCCGCCAACGTGCAGGTGGTCATTCCCCAGGCCGAGGTGCGGCTCGCCTCGCTGGAGAACTTCCGCGTTCCGCTGTTCGTCCTCGCCCAGCAGGGGCAGACCGAGGTGCCCTTCACCTTCATCGTCGAGGTGACGGACTCCGCGTCCCGAGAGGTGAAGCGGATGGAGGCGCGTTTCCTGGGGCCGCCGACTCCGGGGCCGGGCCGCTGA
- the hemN gene encoding oxygen-independent coproporphyrinogen III oxidase, translating to MELLPGVPRPSPELLSRYDVSGPRYTSYPTAPEWRRDFGPEALDERLRLAGAREPSEPLSLYVHLPFCHSLCWYCGCNVVISKDSSAADRYLDHLVMEMDLVAERLGPRRQLSQIHWGGGTPTFLTESQLERLWTELTKRFMPQPDAEVAIEVHPSVTTEGQLSVLRELGFNRLSMGLQDFDPRVQEATNRIQTPERTRGLLDHARSLGFTGVNFDLIYGLPYQEPRSWARTLKTVLEMRPDRLAVYSFAFMPEVLKHQRRMPAEAIAGASVKLELFRAAASGFVGAGYQPIGMDHFAVPEDELARALAQRRLGRNFQGYTVKAASDVVALGSTGISDVCGAYAQNVRPLPAYYERISQGRLATERGLLLTEDDRKRRALITQLMCNAWVDLGEDGVRDFAPELERLRRFEEDGLLVRSGTQLELTPMGKLFVRNVAMVFDAHLAKAERPRFSRTV from the coding sequence ATGGAACTGCTTCCAGGTGTCCCCCGTCCTTCGCCGGAGCTCTTGAGTCGGTATGACGTCTCCGGGCCTCGCTATACGAGCTACCCCACCGCGCCGGAGTGGCGCCGGGACTTCGGCCCCGAGGCGCTGGACGAGCGGTTGAGGCTCGCTGGAGCGCGCGAGCCCTCGGAGCCTCTCTCGCTCTATGTCCATCTCCCCTTCTGTCACAGCCTCTGCTGGTACTGCGGCTGCAACGTGGTCATCAGCAAGGACTCGAGCGCGGCGGACCGGTACCTGGACCACCTGGTGATGGAGATGGACCTGGTGGCGGAGCGCCTGGGGCCGCGCCGTCAGCTGTCGCAGATTCATTGGGGCGGAGGCACGCCGACGTTCCTCACGGAGTCGCAGCTCGAGCGGCTCTGGACGGAGCTCACGAAGCGCTTCATGCCCCAGCCGGACGCGGAGGTGGCCATCGAGGTCCACCCCTCCGTGACGACGGAGGGACAGCTCTCGGTGTTGCGTGAGCTGGGCTTCAATCGCCTGTCGATGGGGTTGCAGGACTTCGACCCGCGCGTGCAGGAGGCGACGAACCGGATTCAGACGCCGGAGCGGACGCGGGGCCTGTTGGACCATGCTCGCTCCCTGGGCTTCACGGGCGTGAACTTCGACCTCATCTACGGCCTGCCGTACCAGGAGCCTCGGAGTTGGGCCCGCACGCTGAAGACGGTGTTGGAGATGCGGCCGGACCGGCTCGCCGTCTACTCCTTCGCGTTCATGCCGGAGGTGCTCAAGCACCAGCGGCGGATGCCGGCCGAGGCGATTGCTGGGGCCTCCGTGAAGCTGGAGCTGTTCCGCGCGGCGGCCTCCGGCTTCGTGGGCGCGGGCTACCAGCCCATCGGCATGGACCACTTCGCGGTGCCGGAGGATGAGCTGGCGCGCGCGTTGGCGCAGCGGCGCCTGGGGCGCAACTTCCAGGGCTACACGGTGAAGGCGGCCTCGGACGTGGTGGCGCTGGGCAGCACGGGCATCAGCGACGTGTGCGGGGCCTATGCGCAGAACGTCCGGCCGCTGCCCGCCTACTACGAGCGAATCTCCCAGGGGCGGCTCGCCACCGAGCGCGGCCTGCTGCTCACGGAGGATGACCGGAAGCGCCGCGCCCTCATCACCCAGCTCATGTGCAATGCCTGGGTGGACCTGGGCGAGGACGGTGTCCGGGACTTCGCGCCCGAGTTGGAGCGGCTGCGCCGGTTCGAGGAGGACGGGCTGCTCGTCCGCTCGGGGACGCAGCTGGAGTTGACGCCGATGGGAAAGCTGTTCGTGCGCAACGTCGCGATGGTGTTCGATGCGCACCTCGCGAAGGCCGAGCGGCCGCGCTTCTCGCGGACCGTGTAG
- a CDS encoding TenA family transcriptional regulator codes for MGAPSLLRNLNLRGHIAAQKAVWNATEFSAYLRALRDGSFERADFIETQRQFFAAVAHFSRPMALLASRLPRAELRLPLVENVFDEHGRGTLAHGHEQTFIVLLERLGARVERIHEDTFWPEVRKFNAALTGIASFESTHTALAVFGIIEDLFSGISLELGRGIVARGWLTADQVTHYPTHATLDEEHADGFYRQLDAPHESSAAAARDIEQGLVLGGHLFLGLYDDLYRARRRRG; via the coding sequence ATGGGTGCACCTTCCCTCCTCCGAAATCTGAACCTGCGCGGCCACATCGCCGCGCAAAAGGCCGTGTGGAACGCCACCGAGTTCTCCGCCTACCTGCGCGCGCTGCGTGACGGCTCGTTCGAGCGCGCGGACTTCATCGAGACCCAGCGGCAGTTCTTCGCCGCCGTGGCGCACTTCTCACGGCCCATGGCCCTGCTCGCCAGCCGCCTGCCCCGGGCCGAGCTTCGCCTGCCCCTCGTGGAGAACGTCTTCGACGAGCACGGTCGAGGCACCCTCGCCCACGGCCACGAGCAGACCTTCATCGTGCTGCTGGAGCGGCTCGGCGCCCGCGTGGAGCGAATCCACGAGGACACCTTCTGGCCGGAGGTCCGCAAGTTCAACGCCGCGTTGACGGGCATCGCCAGCTTCGAGTCCACACACACCGCGCTGGCCGTGTTCGGAATCATCGAGGACCTGTTCAGCGGCATCTCCCTGGAGCTGGGCCGAGGCATCGTCGCGCGCGGCTGGCTCACCGCCGACCAGGTGACGCACTACCCAACCCACGCGACGCTCGACGAAGAACACGCGGACGGCTTCTATCGCCAGCTCGATGCGCCGCATGAGAGCTCGGCCGCCGCCGCGCGCGACATCGAGCAGGGGCTCGTGCTCGGCGGCCACCTCTTTCTCGGCCTCTACGACGACCTGTACCGCGCCCGGCGCCGCCGAGGTTGA